A stretch of the Gracilinanus agilis isolate LMUSP501 chromosome 4, AgileGrace, whole genome shotgun sequence genome encodes the following:
- the ARMC7 gene encoding armadillo repeat-containing protein 7 isoform X3 — protein MDPKPHVVPEGGRLEYLQALVSEFQETASQEAKEQVLANLANFAYDPNNYQYLRELQVLDLFLDVLSEDSDTLVEFAIDEEIEANTIK, from the exons ATGGACCCCAAACCTCATGTGGTGCCAGAGGGAGGACGGCTAGAATACTTGCAGGCACTGGTCAGCGAGTTCCAGGAGACAGCAAGCcaag AAGCCAAAGAGCAGGTCCTGGCCAATCTAGCAAACTTTGCCTATGACCCCAATAACTACCAGTATCTCCGGGAGCTACAGGTGTTGGACTTATTCCTTGATGTACTGAGTGAAGACAGCGATACATTAGTGGAATTTGCCATCG atgaggaaattgaggcaaacacaattaagtga